A single window of Sphingobium sp. SCG-1 DNA harbors:
- a CDS encoding aldehyde dehydrogenase family protein → MTKLKDVYPLYLNNKAQQPNTDLEVTDKFSGEVAFRVAQADKATIEEGIAGAVRAAEPMARMAAYERQDVLQHCVDRFKERKEELAYALCVEAGKPIKDSEGEVGRLIDTFRIAAEESVRMTGEVQPLDISPRAKGYQGIWKRVPIGPCSFISPFNFPLNLAAHKIAPAIAVGCPFVMKPASRTPLGAIIMGEVLAETNLPGGAFSILPAHREGADLFTEDERLKLLSFTGSPGVGWDLKAKAGKKKVILELGGNAAVIIDHDADLEDALARVIFGAFYQSGQSCIGVQRIIIHESIYDRFRDMLVAKTKTLVSGDPKDRNVFIGPMISESEARRLDGWIQEAVQGGAKLLCGGKREGAMLEATLLEDVDRSSNVYHEEAFGPVALLSRFSDFDAALDEVNDSKFGLQAGIFTRDLFKMFDAWDRLDVGGVVINDVPSYRVDNMPYGGVKDSGLGREGIKFAMEDMTEIRNLVIRRT, encoded by the coding sequence ATGACCAAGCTCAAGGACGTTTATCCGCTGTACCTCAACAACAAGGCGCAGCAGCCCAACACCGACCTGGAAGTAACGGACAAGTTCAGCGGCGAAGTCGCGTTCCGCGTCGCGCAGGCGGACAAGGCGACGATCGAGGAAGGCATTGCCGGGGCCGTCCGTGCGGCGGAACCGATGGCGCGGATGGCGGCCTACGAGCGGCAGGACGTGCTGCAACATTGCGTCGACCGCTTCAAGGAACGCAAGGAGGAACTCGCCTATGCGCTGTGCGTCGAGGCGGGCAAGCCGATCAAGGACAGCGAAGGCGAAGTCGGGCGGCTGATCGACACCTTCCGCATCGCCGCCGAGGAAAGCGTGCGGATGACGGGCGAAGTCCAGCCGCTGGACATCTCGCCGCGTGCCAAAGGCTATCAGGGCATATGGAAGCGCGTGCCGATCGGTCCCTGTTCTTTCATTTCCCCCTTCAACTTTCCCCTCAATTTGGCCGCGCACAAGATCGCGCCCGCCATCGCCGTGGGCTGTCCCTTCGTGATGAAGCCCGCCAGCCGCACGCCGTTGGGCGCGATCATCATGGGCGAGGTGCTGGCGGAGACGAACCTGCCCGGAGGCGCATTCTCGATCCTGCCCGCCCATCGCGAAGGCGCGGACCTGTTCACTGAGGACGAGCGGCTGAAGTTGCTGTCCTTCACCGGGTCGCCGGGCGTAGGATGGGATCTGAAGGCCAAGGCGGGCAAGAAGAAAGTCATCCTCGAACTCGGCGGCAACGCGGCCGTCATCATCGACCATGACGCCGATCTGGAAGACGCACTAGCTCGCGTGATTTTCGGCGCCTTCTACCAATCCGGGCAAAGCTGCATCGGCGTGCAGCGGATCATCATCCACGAATCGATCTACGACCGGTTCCGTGACATGCTCGTCGCGAAGACGAAGACGCTCGTCTCGGGCGATCCCAAGGACCGCAATGTGTTCATCGGCCCGATGATATCCGAAAGCGAAGCGCGCCGTCTGGACGGCTGGATTCAGGAAGCGGTACAGGGCGGCGCGAAACTGCTCTGCGGCGGCAAGCGCGAAGGCGCGATGCTCGAAGCAACGCTGCTGGAGGACGTCGATCGTTCGTCGAACGTCTATCATGAGGAAGCCTTTGGCCCCGTGGCGCTGCTCAGCAGGTTCAGCGATTTCGACGCGGCGCTCGATGAAGTGAACGACAGCAAATTCGGGCTGCAAGCGGGCATCTTCACGCGCGACCTGTTCAAGATGTTCGATGCGTGGGACCGCCTGGACGTGGGCGGCGTCGTCATCAACGACGTGCCGAGCTATCGGGTGGACAACATGCCTTATGGCGGCGTCAAGGACTCAGGGCTTGGCCGCGAAGGCATCAAGTTTGCCATGGAAGACATGACCGAGATAAGAAACCTCGTCATCCGCCGCACCTGA
- a CDS encoding cytochrome c family protein: MTLGGRSVRIYAMAAGMLLAAVALAVLLLGGLPGGIMTSADAAPAPVTAASVSTSSAPGGFVGVASCAGTTCHGRMEADGKVVRQDELMRWQEPSTQGGAHSRAYAILSGTRGKQIAATLGIGDPAQAGECLGCHATPARGERGPRFHTQDGVGCEACHGPASGWIASHYAVGANHASNVAKGMIPLDRPAARAAVCLDCHFGSDRPGQFVTHRIMAAGHPRIAFELDLFSTLQAHHNEDADYVQRKGKPDSVRMWAVGQALALERSLSLYAGARGTEGVFPEFYFLDCHSCHRRIYDQDTRVKTWEGNPGRPIPAGMPPYNDENLIMLSAAAQVAAPGLAARFDADSRAFHASMGRDRPSSVAAARKLAASAAALAADFSSDRLGGDMGFAIVNRIASTSLAPRFTDYEGSVQAVMGVDTLLNALVKSGRVTVGAAAGIRGDINRAYAAVREPNSYRPADFRAALGSALRSIGALR; this comes from the coding sequence ATGACGTTGGGGGGCAGAAGTGTCCGCATATACGCCATGGCGGCGGGCATGTTGCTCGCCGCTGTTGCGCTTGCCGTGCTCCTGCTGGGTGGATTGCCTGGCGGGATAATGACCTCCGCCGATGCCGCACCCGCGCCAGTAACCGCCGCTTCGGTTTCCACGTCCTCGGCGCCGGGCGGGTTCGTCGGCGTCGCCTCCTGCGCGGGCACGACTTGCCACGGGCGGATGGAAGCCGACGGCAAAGTCGTGCGGCAGGACGAGCTGATGCGTTGGCAGGAGCCATCCACCCAAGGTGGTGCGCACAGCCGGGCCTATGCCATCTTGTCCGGCACACGCGGCAAGCAGATCGCAGCGACGCTCGGCATCGGTGATCCGGCGCAGGCTGGCGAATGCCTCGGTTGCCATGCGACACCGGCGCGTGGTGAGCGCGGTCCACGCTTCCATACGCAGGACGGTGTCGGCTGCGAGGCGTGCCATGGCCCAGCGTCCGGCTGGATCGCATCGCATTATGCCGTGGGCGCAAACCACGCCAGCAACGTCGCCAAGGGTATGATCCCGCTGGATCGCCCTGCGGCGCGAGCGGCGGTGTGCCTCGATTGTCATTTCGGCAGCGACCGGCCAGGACAGTTCGTGACGCACCGGATCATGGCGGCGGGCCATCCGCGCATCGCCTTCGAACTCGACCTGTTTTCGACCTTGCAGGCGCATCACAACGAAGACGCCGACTATGTTCAGCGCAAGGGAAAGCCCGACAGCGTGCGCATGTGGGCCGTGGGTCAGGCGCTGGCGCTGGAACGCTCGCTCTCCCTCTACGCAGGGGCGCGCGGGACCGAAGGCGTGTTCCCGGAATTCTACTTCCTCGACTGCCACAGCTGCCATCGCCGCATCTACGATCAGGATACGCGGGTGAAGACATGGGAGGGCAATCCCGGACGGCCGATCCCGGCGGGCATGCCACCCTATAATGACGAAAATCTGATCATGCTGTCCGCGGCGGCGCAAGTGGCGGCTCCGGGCCTGGCTGCGCGTTTCGACGCCGACAGCCGCGCCTTTCATGCCTCCATGGGCCGGGACCGTCCGAGCAGCGTGGCGGCAGCGCGCAAACTTGCGGCAAGCGCGGCAGCGTTGGCAGCGGACTTTTCGAGCGACCGGCTAGGCGGCGACATGGGTTTTGCGATCGTCAACAGGATCGCCAGCACCAGCTTAGCGCCCCGCTTCACCGACTATGAAGGGTCGGTGCAGGCGGTGATGGGCGTGGATACGCTGCTCAACGCATTGGTGAAATCCGGACGCGTCACCGTAGGCGCGGCGGCGGGCATTCGCGGCGACATCAACCGCGCCTATGCCGCCGTGCGGGAACCGAACAGCTATCGCCCTGCCGATTTCCGGGCCGCGCTTGGAAGCGCTTTGCGCAGCATCGGGGCTTTGCGCTGA
- a CDS encoding heme-binding protein, whose amino-acid sequence MKRLSAFLAGASLILSSCGGGGSSSPTPSPTPSPAPTPTPAGLYPVPAQESLSIADVETIVARSAAEARARNLPAVIAVTDRVGNVLAIFNMTGARATTTTAAAPNGDNIDAQNLTVPAAAGAIAKAITGAYLSSGGNAFSTRTASQIVQQHFPPAPTTVGLESGPLYGVQFSQLPCSDLAARFAASGAGALIGPKRSPLGLAADPGGFPLYKNGVVVGGIGVMADGVYGSDPNILDDDNDPEEYIALAGTVGFEAPETIRANRISVDGTLLRYSEATYDRLIATGTASYAATNPALGALVTVRGYYGDPAPAILAGTAYGSETSGIRPSRTAEFSNRDAFILTDGSGNNRFPIRAATDAGDVAQPLTTAEVTALLEEAFAVMSRARAQIRQPLDSRAQVSISVVDTRGQALGVVRSPDAPIFGTDVSLQKARTAAFFSGARAGEELLLNPSADVRAFVVKARTFFNDQTALTGKYAFTDRANGLISRPYFPDGEVGRPNGPFSRPIAQFNPFSTGLQSALILGDLAAHLGFVTSATATDTPQRCTALPAPAPNQNRLQNGIQIFPGSVPIYRGNVLVGGIGVSGDGIDQDDMISFLGLNNAGKRVGGIGNAPIAIRADQIVVQLDNASVRLRYVGCPFAPFLDTAAQDVCGGL is encoded by the coding sequence ATGAAACGCCTGTCCGCTTTCCTCGCCGGGGCTTCGCTGATCCTGTCATCCTGCGGCGGCGGCGGGAGCAGTTCGCCGACGCCGAGCCCCACGCCCTCCCCCGCGCCGACACCCACACCGGCGGGCCTCTATCCCGTGCCCGCGCAGGAATCCCTGAGCATAGCTGACGTGGAAACTATCGTTGCGCGGTCGGCAGCGGAAGCGCGGGCGCGCAACCTGCCTGCGGTGATCGCTGTGACGGACCGGGTCGGCAACGTGCTGGCGATCTTCAACATGACCGGCGCGCGGGCTACCACGACGACCGCCGCAGCCCCCAATGGCGACAATATCGACGCGCAGAACCTGACCGTCCCGGCAGCGGCAGGCGCCATCGCCAAAGCGATTACTGGCGCCTATCTCTCCAGCGGCGGCAATGCCTTCTCCACACGCACGGCGAGCCAGATCGTCCAGCAGCACTTCCCGCCCGCACCGACGACCGTGGGGCTGGAGAGCGGTCCGCTTTACGGCGTGCAGTTCAGCCAACTGCCCTGCTCTGATCTGGCCGCCCGCTTTGCCGCATCCGGCGCCGGCGCGCTGATCGGGCCGAAGCGTTCGCCGCTTGGCCTTGCCGCCGATCCGGGCGGCTTCCCGCTTTACAAAAACGGCGTCGTCGTCGGCGGCATCGGGGTGATGGCCGATGGCGTTTACGGGTCAGATCCGAACATTCTGGACGATGACAACGACCCCGAAGAGTATATCGCGCTCGCCGGAACAGTCGGCTTTGAAGCTCCAGAAACAATCCGCGCGAACCGCATTTCGGTGGACGGAACCTTGCTCCGCTACTCGGAAGCGACGTACGATCGGCTGATCGCCACCGGGACGGCAAGTTATGCCGCGACCAACCCGGCGCTCGGCGCACTGGTTACCGTGCGTGGCTATTATGGCGATCCGGCTCCGGCGATCCTGGCGGGCACCGCATACGGCAGCGAGACTTCCGGCATCCGCCCGTCGCGCACGGCGGAGTTCTCCAACCGCGACGCCTTCATCCTGACCGATGGGTCGGGGAACAACCGCTTCCCGATCCGCGCCGCCACCGATGCAGGCGATGTCGCGCAGCCGCTTACCACCGCCGAAGTCACCGCGCTGCTCGAAGAAGCCTTCGCCGTGATGAGCCGGGCCCGCGCCCAAATCCGCCAGCCGCTCGACAGCCGCGCTCAGGTCTCGATCTCCGTGGTCGACACACGCGGGCAGGCGTTGGGCGTCGTCCGTTCGCCCGATGCGCCGATCTTCGGCACTGACGTTTCCTTGCAGAAAGCGCGTACCGCCGCGTTCTTTTCTGGCGCACGCGCTGGCGAAGAGTTGTTGCTGAACCCCAGCGCGGACGTGCGCGCCTTCGTCGTCAAAGCACGGACCTTCTTCAATGACCAGACCGCGCTGACCGGAAAATATGCCTTTACCGACCGCGCAAACGGCCTGATCTCCCGCCCCTATTTCCCTGACGGCGAAGTGGGCCGCCCTAACGGCCCGTTCTCGCGCCCGATCGCGCAGTTCAATCCCTTCTCGACCGGCCTGCAATCCGCGCTGATCCTAGGCGACCTCGCCGCGCATCTTGGCTTCGTCACCAGCGCAACCGCTACCGATACGCCGCAGCGGTGCACTGCCCTCCCCGCGCCCGCGCCGAACCAGAACCGGCTCCAGAACGGCATTCAGATCTTCCCCGGATCGGTGCCGATCTATCGCGGCAATGTACTGGTCGGCGGCATCGGCGTGTCGGGCGACGGCATCGATCAGGACGACATGATAAGCTTCCTGGGCCTCAACAATGCGGGCAAGCGCGTCGGCGGCATCGGCAATGCCCCGATCGCGATCCGCGCCGATCAGATCGTCGTGCAACTGGACAATGCCAGCGTCCGCCTACGCTATGTCGGCTGCCCCTTCGCACCGTTCCTCGACACCGCTGCCCAAGATGTGTGCGGCGGGCTGTAG
- a CDS encoding LVIVD repeat-containing protein, producing the protein MRGLLPLLSRMKAWALLLLAALLIPVAIVQASDDEKPVKRNYVVAPAAPMSQTAEQVAAKSDGCYSCHTKTDEPSMHATPAVMLGCTDCHGGNASVRGNPALGFEAPEYAAARDKAHVLPTYPESWHYPSSANPKRTYTLLNKEAPEFVRFVNPSDYRVAREACGSCHLATIEAAERSIMASGAMLWGGAAYNNGLVPFKNYIFGEAYTRDGKPAKIVTPGNPPGQLTEAEKKRGALAELYPLPTWQVIPPGDVFRVFERGGRNIQTQFAEIGLPNPTGSIQRLEEPGRPDLKQSSRGPGTGLRVAIPALNIHKTRLNDPFMWFMGTNDQPGDYRHSGCSGCHVVYANDREPRHSLIYAQYGRDGESATIDPTIAAKVEHAEVGHGGLKGPHGETVAPGHDATTPEHPIAAAKESGHPIRHAFTRAIPTAQCMNCHMHQPNIFLNSYLGYTMWDYESDAPLMWPKKQKYPTAAEVHEVLERNPEAAAPKGNWSDVDFLRNVHDLNEKAKDTQFADYHGHGWNFRGIFKRDREGNLLDKDGKIVANDDPEKWRKKGEDKFVQPGTNPGKTVHMMDIHAEKGLQCADCHFGQDSHGNGYIYGEVANAIEIGCKDCHGTADAWPTLLTSGPAAPPNGTNLALLRNPDGKRRFEWFFDASGRRKLIQRSIVDPNLEWEVSLVKNSVDPANPHFNARAARAKLMSKSGAEDGSFGFGPGIAKADRAHGDDQMACFTCHLSWTTSCGGCHLPIEANWKTKSHHFDGEETRNFATYNPQVARDDMFQLGRHMTTKGNEITPVRSTSALVLSSTNLNRERIYIQQPPISGIGFSSQAFAPHFPHTVRTTETKTCSDCHLSAKDDNNAIMSQLMLLGTNFVNFVGLNAWTGLEGGFEAVRVTEWDEPQAVIGSYLQQYAYPDYWRMHVEDNKRELKDWVRGKAFDANASGETHPLEEFKNIVQGTTDRVGCLQLRGEYMFVAEGKGGFHVYDVASIANKGFSERIVSAPFSKLGQNTRVKTTNATCMAIATNQPINPLRNTPELRKINQEQAFLPIYSYAAVTDSVEGLIMVNIETMADGEFRNNFLKRAVTWNPDNVLKGARHIILAGQVAYITADVGLVVVDLSDPLKPRLAAVRPLKDARASAIQFRYLWVTDADGLKLFDVTQLLNPVAIPSGTVPLADARHVYLARTYAYVAGKAEGLVIVNITNPTRPLVYAKETFGGTMNDVEDVIVGTTNASLFAYVADGRNGLKVVQLTSPASQPNFYGFSPAPKPEMIAWARTPSPALALSKGLDRDRAVDETGGQIAVFGRLGSRPFTRSEMERLFLSSKGIPYKVSDEADMRDWRPPLKAPR; encoded by the coding sequence ATGCGCGGCTTGCTTCCCCTCCTCTCTCGGATGAAAGCATGGGCGCTGCTCCTGCTCGCCGCGCTGCTGATACCCGTCGCCATCGTTCAGGCGAGCGACGACGAGAAGCCGGTAAAGCGCAATTATGTCGTCGCGCCCGCCGCACCGATGAGCCAAACCGCCGAGCAAGTCGCGGCGAAATCCGACGGTTGTTATAGCTGCCACACCAAGACCGACGAGCCTTCGATGCACGCGACGCCCGCAGTGATGCTGGGCTGCACCGACTGCCATGGCGGCAATGCCAGCGTGCGCGGCAACCCCGCATTGGGCTTCGAAGCCCCTGAATATGCCGCCGCGCGCGACAAGGCGCATGTGCTGCCGACCTATCCCGAAAGCTGGCATTACCCGTCGTCGGCAAACCCCAAGCGGACCTATACACTGCTGAACAAGGAAGCGCCGGAGTTCGTGCGCTTCGTCAACCCGTCCGATTACCGCGTGGCACGCGAGGCGTGCGGCTCCTGCCATCTTGCCACCATCGAGGCCGCAGAGCGGTCGATCATGGCATCCGGTGCAATGTTGTGGGGCGGCGCCGCCTACAATAATGGGCTGGTGCCGTTCAAGAACTACATCTTTGGCGAAGCATATACGCGCGACGGCAAGCCCGCAAAGATCGTGACACCCGGCAATCCTCCCGGCCAGTTGACCGAGGCCGAGAAGAAGCGTGGCGCGCTTGCGGAATTATACCCGCTGCCCACGTGGCAGGTTATTCCGCCGGGCGACGTGTTCCGCGTGTTCGAACGCGGCGGCCGCAATATCCAGACGCAATTCGCCGAGATCGGCCTGCCCAATCCCACTGGCTCCATCCAGCGGCTGGAGGAGCCCGGCCGTCCCGACCTCAAGCAGTCAAGCCGCGGCCCCGGCACGGGCCTGCGCGTTGCGATCCCCGCGCTCAACATCCACAAGACGCGCCTCAACGACCCCTTCATGTGGTTCATGGGCACCAACGACCAGCCGGGCGACTATCGCCATTCGGGCTGCTCGGGCTGCCATGTCGTCTATGCCAACGACCGCGAGCCGCGCCACAGCCTGATCTACGCGCAATATGGCCGCGATGGGGAGAGCGCGACCATCGATCCAACGATCGCCGCCAAGGTGGAACATGCGGAAGTCGGCCATGGCGGCCTCAAAGGCCCGCATGGAGAAACAGTCGCCCCCGGTCATGACGCCACCACGCCAGAGCACCCCATCGCCGCCGCCAAGGAAAGCGGGCATCCGATCCGCCACGCCTTCACGCGCGCAATTCCGACCGCGCAGTGCATGAACTGCCACATGCATCAGCCGAATATCTTCCTGAACAGCTATCTCGGCTACACCATGTGGGACTATGAGTCCGACGCGCCATTGATGTGGCCTAAGAAGCAGAAGTACCCGACTGCTGCCGAGGTACATGAGGTGCTGGAGCGCAATCCGGAAGCGGCCGCCCCTAAGGGCAACTGGTCGGACGTGGATTTCCTGCGCAACGTCCATGACTTGAACGAAAAGGCGAAGGACACCCAGTTCGCCGACTATCACGGTCACGGCTGGAACTTCCGTGGCATCTTCAAGCGCGATCGCGAAGGCAATCTGCTCGACAAGGACGGCAAGATCGTCGCCAATGACGATCCGGAAAAGTGGCGCAAGAAGGGCGAGGACAAATTCGTCCAGCCAGGCACCAATCCCGGCAAGACCGTGCACATGATGGATATCCATGCCGAAAAGGGCCTGCAATGCGCCGACTGCCATTTCGGGCAGGACAGCCACGGCAATGGCTATATTTACGGCGAAGTTGCCAACGCCATCGAGATCGGCTGCAAGGACTGCCATGGCACGGCCGACGCCTGGCCGACTCTGCTCACCTCCGGCCCCGCCGCGCCACCGAACGGAACTAACCTCGCGCTGTTGCGGAACCCGGACGGCAAGCGGCGCTTCGAGTGGTTCTTCGATGCCAGCGGACGGCGCAAGCTGATCCAGCGGTCGATCGTCGATCCGAATCTCGAATGGGAAGTCAGCCTCGTCAAGAACTCGGTCGACCCGGCCAACCCGCACTTCAACGCCCGGGCGGCACGCGCCAAGTTGATGAGCAAAAGCGGGGCGGAGGACGGCAGCTTCGGCTTCGGGCCGGGCATCGCGAAGGCGGATCGCGCGCATGGTGACGACCAGATGGCGTGCTTCACATGCCATTTGAGTTGGACGACAAGTTGCGGCGGTTGCCACTTACCCATCGAGGCGAACTGGAAGACCAAGAGCCATCATTTCGACGGCGAGGAAACGCGCAACTTCGCGACATACAACCCACAGGTGGCGCGCGACGATATGTTCCAACTTGGCCGCCATATGACGACCAAAGGCAACGAGATCACGCCGGTGCGTTCGACAAGTGCGCTGGTGCTGTCCTCGACCAATCTTAATCGCGAGCGGATTTATATCCAGCAGCCGCCGATCTCCGGCATCGGCTTCTCCTCACAAGCCTTCGCGCCGCATTTCCCACATACCGTCCGCACGACCGAGACCAAGACCTGCTCGGATTGCCACCTGTCGGCGAAGGACGACAATAACGCGATCATGTCTCAGTTGATGTTGCTAGGCACCAATTTCGTCAATTTCGTCGGGCTGAATGCCTGGACCGGCCTTGAGGGCGGGTTCGAGGCCGTCCGCGTCACCGAATGGGACGAACCGCAGGCCGTTATCGGCAGCTACCTGCAACAATATGCCTACCCCGATTATTGGCGGATGCACGTTGAGGACAATAAGCGCGAACTGAAGGACTGGGTGCGCGGCAAGGCATTCGATGCCAACGCTTCGGGCGAGACGCATCCGCTGGAGGAATTCAAGAACATCGTCCAGGGCACCACCGATCGCGTCGGATGCCTGCAACTGCGCGGCGAATATATGTTCGTGGCGGAGGGCAAGGGCGGCTTCCACGTCTATGACGTCGCCTCGATCGCCAACAAGGGCTTCTCCGAACGGATCGTCAGCGCGCCCTTCTCGAAGCTGGGGCAGAACACGCGCGTAAAGACGACGAACGCGACCTGCATGGCAATCGCCACCAACCAGCCGATCAATCCGCTGCGCAACACGCCGGAACTGCGGAAGATCAATCAGGAGCAGGCATTCCTGCCGATCTATTCCTACGCCGCCGTCACGGACAGCGTTGAGGGCCTTATCATGGTCAACATCGAGACGATGGCCGATGGTGAGTTCCGCAACAACTTCCTCAAACGGGCCGTGACCTGGAACCCGGATAACGTACTGAAAGGCGCACGCCACATCATTTTGGCGGGCCAGGTCGCCTACATCACAGCTGATGTCGGTTTGGTGGTCGTCGATCTTTCCGATCCACTGAAGCCACGCCTCGCCGCCGTCCGTCCGCTGAAGGATGCACGCGCGAGCGCGATCCAGTTCCGTTATCTCTGGGTGACGGATGCCGACGGCCTGAAACTGTTCGATGTGACACAGCTTCTGAATCCGGTTGCAATTCCCTCTGGCACCGTGCCGCTCGCCGACGCGCGGCACGTCTATCTGGCGCGGACATACGCCTATGTCGCGGGCAAGGCCGAGGGTCTGGTGATCGTCAACATCACCAATCCGACGCGGCCGCTTGTCTATGCCAAGGAGACGTTTGGCGGAACGATGAACGACGTCGAGGATGTCATCGTCGGCACCACCAACGCGTCGCTCTTCGCCTACGTCGCCGATGGCCGGAATGGGTTGAAGGTCGTGCAGTTGACCAGCCCCGCCAGCCAGCCCAATTTCTATGGCTTCTCGCCAGCGCCAAAGCCCGAGATGATCGCATGGGCAAGGACGCCCTCTCCCGCTCTTGCCCTGTCCAAGGGGCTTGATCGCGATCGTGCCGTTGACGAAACCGGCGGACAGATCGCGGTGTTCGGTCGCTTGGGGTCGCGGCCCTTCACGCGAAGCGAAATGGAGCGGCTGTTCCTCTCGTCGAAGGGCATTCCGTACAAGGTCAGCGATGAAGCCGACATGCGCGACTGGCGTCCGCCCCTTAAGGCGCCTCGCTAA
- a CDS encoding CHASE3 domain-containing protein: MLTVRNDKSIRALVAGFVFLALAIGGSIWLSARQQQSLQLIKHTLEVQNRLANVLSRLQDAETGQRGFLLTGRENFLEPYVAAGQHLPSEFANLTALLTDNPKQTRTLQTLMAISSERQKYLRSAIARFRQGAPANLEELQRGKATMDRARKIIANMLQAEQHVLEQRQATAKIQRIGISLALALSGLTVMILGMFAVRHARVRIAQVIANGEALARSNMQLRNEAVSRAAAEAQLRQIQKMEAVGQLTGGIAHDFNNMLAVIVGSLDMAQRRLHSGIDARLIQNIDNAMEGAQRATQLTSHLLAFSRQQPLEPRALDANRLVRDMSELLRRTIGDDMRIETVFAGGLWASIVDPHQLENAILNLCVNARDAMPGGGKLTIETSNAHLDDTYAAAHEEVRAGQYVMISVSDTGTGMPPEVIDRAFEPFFTTKGVGKGTGLGLSQVFGFIKQSNGHMKIYSEPGQGTTVKLYLPRFFGSTDELQDKAEVTERSDLPAAMDGEIVLVVEDEERVRHVSVDGLRDLGYTVVQASDAAQALQLLSTEQRVDLLFTDVVMPDMNGRKLVDQALVGRPDLKVLYTTGYTRNAIVHNGMLDAGVALLSKPFTLTQLARKVRQVLDAEVEA, translated from the coding sequence ATGCTCACAGTGCGCAATGACAAATCCATTCGCGCGCTCGTCGCAGGCTTTGTCTTTCTCGCATTAGCTATCGGTGGGAGCATCTGGCTTTCGGCACGGCAACAGCAATCCCTGCAACTCATCAAACATACTTTGGAAGTGCAGAATCGCTTGGCGAACGTGCTCTCGCGGCTTCAGGACGCGGAGACAGGGCAACGCGGATTTCTGCTGACTGGCCGCGAAAACTTTCTGGAGCCTTACGTCGCGGCAGGGCAGCATTTGCCTTCCGAGTTCGCCAATTTGACTGCTCTGCTCACCGACAATCCGAAGCAGACCAGGACATTGCAGACCCTCATGGCCATCTCGTCGGAGAGGCAAAAGTATCTGCGTTCAGCAATCGCCAGGTTCCGACAGGGTGCCCCAGCGAACCTGGAGGAACTGCAACGCGGGAAAGCGACCATGGATCGCGCCCGTAAGATCATCGCCAATATGCTGCAAGCAGAGCAACATGTGCTTGAACAGAGGCAAGCGACGGCGAAAATTCAGCGCATAGGAATCAGTCTGGCGCTCGCCCTGAGCGGCCTCACCGTCATGATACTCGGTATGTTCGCCGTACGCCACGCCCGCGTCCGGATCGCGCAGGTGATCGCCAATGGTGAGGCGCTGGCGCGCAGTAACATGCAATTGCGCAATGAGGCAGTGAGTCGGGCGGCGGCCGAAGCGCAGTTGCGTCAAATCCAGAAAATGGAGGCAGTGGGGCAGCTTACGGGCGGCATTGCGCATGACTTCAACAATATGCTGGCCGTCATCGTCGGCTCGCTCGATATGGCGCAGCGTCGCCTGCACAGCGGCATCGATGCGCGCCTCATCCAGAATATCGACAACGCGATGGAAGGCGCACAGCGCGCCACGCAGCTTACATCGCACCTGCTCGCCTTTTCCCGGCAGCAGCCGCTGGAACCGCGCGCGCTGGATGCCAACCGGCTGGTGCGCGACATGTCCGAGTTGCTCCGCCGGACGATCGGCGACGACATGCGGATCGAGACCGTATTCGCCGGTGGACTTTGGGCCAGCATCGTCGATCCGCACCAACTCGAGAACGCGATACTGAACCTGTGCGTCAATGCCCGCGACGCGATGCCCGGCGGCGGCAAGCTTACGATAGAGACCAGCAACGCCCATCTGGACGATACCTATGCCGCTGCGCATGAGGAAGTGCGCGCGGGACAATATGTGATGATATCGGTCAGCGACACCGGCACGGGCATGCCCCCCGAAGTCATAGACCGCGCCTTCGAGCCATTCTTCACGACCAAGGGCGTGGGCAAGGGTACAGGTCTGGGCCTCAGTCAGGTGTTCGGCTTCATCAAGCAGTCCAATGGCCATATGAAGATCTATTCGGAGCCGGGCCAGGGAACCACGGTCAAGCTGTATCTCCCGCGCTTCTTCGGATCGACCGACGAGTTGCAGGACAAGGCGGAAGTGACAGAGCGGTCCGATCTTCCCGCCGCCATGGATGGGGAGATTGTGCTGGTGGTGGAGGACGAAGAACGCGTCCGGCATGTCTCCGTCGATGGGCTGCGCGATCTGGGCTATACAGTCGTACAGGCGTCGGACGCGGCGCAGGCGCTCCAGTTGCTCTCGACCGAGCAGCGCGTCGACCTGCTGTTCACGGATGTTGTCATGCCGGACATGAATGGCCGCAAGCTTGTGGATCAGGCTTTGGTGGGCCGCCCCGATCTCAAGGTGCTCTACACGACCGGCTACACGCGCAATGCCATCGTCCACAACGGGATGCTGGATGCGGGGGTCGCTTTGTTGTCCAAGCCCTTCACGCTGACACAACTGGCGCGCAAGGTGCGACAGGTTCTTGACGCTGAAGTAGAGGCATGA